A region from the Cyanobacterium sp. T60_A2020_053 genome encodes:
- a CDS encoding Uma2 family endonuclease, with amino-acid sequence MTAYTINFDVISKIDDEKFYQLCRHNPELKLEQNEKGELIIMSPTGGETGRFNSELNVEFGIWNRQKKLGYIFDSSTCFKLPKGGSRSPDVAYIQKERWDNLTQEEKIKFPPIAPDFILELMSKTDSLKTLREKMAEYMDNGVKLGWLINPDQKEVEIYRQGQEKEVLNNPKTISGEEVLPEFILDLSLIW; translated from the coding sequence ATGACGGCTTATACTATTAATTTCGATGTAATTTCTAAAATTGATGATGAAAAGTTTTATCAACTTTGTCGGCATAATCCTGAATTAAAATTAGAACAAAATGAAAAGGGAGAATTGATTATTATGTCACCGACGGGAGGAGAAACAGGAAGATTTAATTCTGAATTAAATGTTGAGTTTGGCATCTGGAATCGTCAAAAAAAATTAGGATATATTTTTGATTCTTCTACCTGTTTTAAACTACCGAAGGGAGGTAGTCGCTCACCTGATGTAGCTTATATTCAAAAAGAAAGATGGGATAATTTAACACAGGAAGAAAAGATTAAATTTCCACCTATTGCTCCTGATTTTATTTTAGAGTTAATGTCTAAAACTGACTCATTAAAAACACTTCGAGAAAAAATGGCAGAATATATGGACAATGGAGTTAAGTTAGGATGGTTAATTAATCCTGATCAAAAAGAGGTAGAAATTTATCGACAAGGGCAGGAAAAAGAAGTTTTAAACAACCCAAAAACTATCTCAGGGG
- a CDS encoding type II toxin-antitoxin system RelE/ParE family toxin: MNNQIYEIKKYVTDDGKCPFDEWFNQLDQNLQIRIDARLTRVNLGNFGDHKSVDEGICELRFHFGAGYRIYYGLDGKNIVILLIGGSKKRQNSDIKKALNFWQKYKQEKGDN; this comes from the coding sequence ATGAATAATCAAATATATGAAATAAAAAAGTATGTAACAGATGATGGAAAATGCCCTTTTGATGAGTGGTTTAATCAGTTAGATCAAAATTTACAAATAAGAATTGATGCTCGTTTGACTAGAGTAAATTTAGGAAATTTTGGAGATCATAAAAGTGTTGATGAGGGCATTTGTGAATTGCGATTTCATTTTGGGGCAGGTTATCGTATATATTATGGTTTAGATGGTAAAAATATCGTTATTCTTTTAATCGGCGGAAGTAAGAAAAGACAAAATAGCGATATTAAAAAAGCTCTAAATTTTTGGCAAAAATATAAACAAGAAAAAGGAGATAATTAA